A window of the Fusarium poae strain DAOMC 252244 chromosome 3, whole genome shotgun sequence genome harbors these coding sequences:
- a CDS encoding hypothetical protein (TransMembrane:1 (i259-279o)) — protein sequence MQCFTINACNRCRKRKARCDTNIPACQPCQSSGSICEYTDGRSGKVHPRSFIHELERELMDLEAQIHHVDSTTTDTSPTTSNIQSCGEASQNFTGTDEGNSTFVASSSGIHLVRSALECAQQDYSNLETPSDTTEVRHTPRVQQKHDPRAGLPPRELANNLKDTFFNCYQVQYPILTQERFEDTLAQFYDNHDGGNDDCDLSPADLRDRFMINMVLAIPLTSMAGDHEESEALSKDLTANAMADVSYIMQTKNVQSLQCLLLLLLLSIVDSAPAPIWYISGLCMRMCIDLGYHSERTIAMSFSADATETSKQEESDIKRRLFWIAYSLDRTFNILLNRPFTFDNLSEDINLPGCSLTPATRQQTLHWLELQQLQSEIVQRLHNTRGVAHSHRTEDSGSGLSQWTNEMAQRLEQWHRPAQTLADPCGYDANWWNYWHRTTLLILYRPSMLRPSLSPSETLSCYMAAKELIQLSFLRINEGLADFTWIDLHFQFMSGVTMILIIWKNNEAREKAKEDWVSLKSSLFQWKLILERLGARWERIGRAREVLSKLADATVDLVEKDLSRHAEDAPQPRQSHIMRETRRSQRRSIIQRLRNLSKQDQSQTGATQNSSLPSLNTMSVRGMSRSLGDDRYHEPRSQDGTNTQDIPGGWSWTNSDTHLQQETQLESQHVSNASYLEAQGTLWPMVDLSDITTRNDELNLWSYFSAPMLGLENTTLTTFNTTIRPDEALNNSILNFQGDLSQLPQIGDDSTEGSDYMQSYYAAQ from the exons ATGCAATGCTTT ACAATCAATGCTTGTAATCGTTGTAGAAAGCGAAAAGCACGATGCGATACGA ACATTCCAGCATGCCAACCGTGTCAAAGCTCGGGATCCATCTGCGAGTATACAGATGGGCGTTCAGGAAAGGTCCACCCAAGAAGCTTCATCCATGAACTCGAGAGAGAGCTCATGGACTTGGAGGCGCAGATCCATCATGTTGATAGTACAACGACCGATACATCGCCAACCACTTCGAATATACAATCCTGCGGTGAAGCGTCACAGAATTTCACCGGGACTGATGAGGGGAACTCTACATTTGTTGCATCTTCAAGTG GAATCCATTTGGTTCGATCAGCCCTCGAGTGCGCTCAACAGGATTACTCGAATCTGGAAACACCATCAGACACTACAGAAGTGAGACACACGCCTCGAGTGCAACAGAAACATGATCCAAGAGCTGGATTACCCCCACGAGAGTTGGCCAACAACCTCAAAGACACTTTCTTTAATTGTTACCAAGTTCAATATCCGATTCTCACCCAGGAACGATTCGAAGATACACTGGCACAATTCTACGATAACCATGACGGTGGAAACGATGATTGTGACTTGTCACCCGCTGATTTACGGGACCGGTTCATGATTAACATGGTACTTGCGATCCCTCTCACGTCCATGGCAGGCGACCACGAAGAAAGCGAGGCATTGTCGAAAGACCTTACTGCGAATGCCATGGCGGATGTGAGCTATATCATGCAGACGAAAAACGTGCAATCTCTCCAATGTCTACTGTTACTCTTGTTACTGTCGATAGTAGACTCAGCTCCTGCGCCTATCTGGTATATATCAGGTCTCTGTATGAGGATGTGCATTGACCTAGGATATCATTCGGAAAGGACAATCGCCATGTCCTTTTCAGCAGACGCCACCGAGACATCCAAACAAGAAGAATCAGATATCAAGCGAAGACTCTTTTGGATTGCATATAGTCTTGACAGAACTTTCAATATCCTACTGAATCGTCCGTTTACCTTTGACAATCTGTCAGAGGATATTAACTTGCCTGGTTGTTCGCTTACGCCTGCAACTCGGCAACAGACATTGCATTGGCTCGAGCTACAACAACTACAAAGTGAAATCGTTCAAAGACTTCATAATACCCGAGGCGTCGCACATAGCCACCGCACAGAAGATTCAGGGTCTGGGCTGTCTCAATGGACGAACGAAATGGCGCAACGTCTAGAACAGTGGCATAGGCCGGCCCAAACTCTTGCAGACCCATGTGGTTATGACGCCAATTGGTGGAACTACTGGCATAGAACAACTTTGCTTATCCTATACCGACCATCTATGTTACGACCAAGCCTTAGTCCCTCTGAGACTCTATCTTGTTACATGGCCGCAAAAGAGCTCATACAACTGTCATTTCTTCGTATCAATGAGGGTCTCGCCGACTTTACCTGGATCGACCTCCATTTCCAGTTCATGAGCGGAGTCACCATGATCCTCATTATATGGAAGAATAATGAAGCGAGGGAAAAGGCGAAAGAGGATTGGGTTTCTCTCAAGAGTAGCCTGTTCCAGTGGAAACTGATATTGGAAAGACTTGGAGCTCGTTGGGAAAGGATTGGTCGGGCTCGGGAAGTACTCTCAAAACTAGCTGATGCTACCGTTGATCTTGTGGAGAAGGATCTCTCAAGACATGCAGAAGATGCTCCTCAACCACGGCAATCGCATATCATGAGAGAAACACGACGGAGTCAAAGGCGCTCGATCATACAGAGACTCCGAAATTTGTCGAAGCAAGACCAAAGTCAGACTGGAGCCACCCAGAACTCAAGTTTACCATCTTTGAACACAATGTCTGTTAGAGGTATGTCACGGTCCCTCGGTGACGACAGATACCACGAACCTCGAAGTCAAGATGGGACCAATACGCAAGACATACCAGGAGGATGGAGCTGGACTAACTCCGACACTCACTTGCAACAAGAGACACAACTTGAATCACAACATGTCAGCAATGCTTCATACTTGGAGGCACAAGGAACGCTGTGGCCGATGGTCGATTTGTCTGATATCACGACACGCAACGATGAGCTCAATCTCTGGTCGTACTTTTCCGCTCCGATGCTGGGGCTGGAAAATACTACCTTGACAACCTTTAACACAACCATCAGGCCTGATGAAGCCCTCAACAATAGTATCTTGAACTTCCAAGGGGATCTTAGTCAGTTGCCTCAAATTGGAGATGACAGTACCGAGGGGAGCGATTATATGCAGAGTTATTATGCTGCGCAATAG
- a CDS encoding hypothetical protein (TransMembrane:1 (o188-208i)) codes for MDYTISTPDITVDTIQDSIPREQTPRSTVPSLESIAGSTRISLLSTTVQTPPPSSIRPNNDGKEAELLDFSNLALICPINSDDIKNRWLNSYVPLPGQTVKEYSPSIMNFVYRILKSYASMMVRGRGIPPFIHSSQITTELITPPLSTCLSLVRICEKSLPGSEEVAVDVIQREMNKLYDRHATYDDISLLAAFQAHLIYSMVLFFYLTPGGPKPFLRQAVINLQEIACVCSRRGLMCLSEQQGIRPKWEDWIVAESKRRTLFTMYFFDNVLSAQDSFSIYLGSELKGLPAPSSKSLWQSSVRHQWEKTYNIHLTDWADNLFRIDELWPVPDDLDEDGVIEKRKRVDRWLEGVDEYGSMIYAVTSCTHGE; via the coding sequence ATGGATTACACCATCTCAACGCCTGATATAACTGTCGATACTATTCAGGATTCCATTCCAAGAGAACAGACGCCGAGATCAACTGTTCCGTCTCTGGAAAGTATAGCAGGGAGTACTCGCATCAGTTTATTATCAACCACTGTACAAACGCCACCACCGAGTAGCATCAGACCAAATAATGACGGAAAAGAGGCAGAACTCCTAGACTTTTCGAATCTCGCGCTCATATGTCCAATCAACAGCGACGACATCAAAAACCGCTGGCTGAACTCGTATGTGCCCTTGCCTGGCCAGACCGTCAAGGAGTACTCCCCCAGCATAATGAATTTCGTCTACCGCATCCTGAAATCATACGCATCCATGATGGTTCGAGGTCGCGGAATACCTCCTTTTATACACTCGTCTCAAATCACCACAGAGTTGATCACCCCACCGCTTTCGACATGTCTGAGTCTAGTCCGGATATGCGAAAAGTCTCTTCCAGGGAGTGAAGAAGTGGCTGTTGATGTCATACAACGGGAGATGAATAAGCTTTACGACAGGCACGCAACATACGATGACATCAGTCTACTTGCGGCTTTCCAAGCACATCTGATTTACTCAATGGTATTGTTCTTCTATCTTACCCCAGGAGGTCCGAAACCCTTTCTGCGACAAGCCGTCATAAATCTACAAGAGATTGCCTGTGTCTGTTCACGTCGAGGACTGATGTGTCTTTCAGAGCAACAAGGGATTCGGCCAAAGTGGGAAGACTGGATTGTAGCAGAATCAAAACGACGGACGCTATTCACAATGTACTTTTTCGACAATGTGCTCTCCGCTCAGGATAGCTTTTCCATATATCTGGGGAGTGAGCTAAAAGGTTTACCGGCACCGTCAAGCAAGTCGTTGTGGCAGTCTAGTGTCCGGCATCAGTGGGAAAAGACCTACAATATTCACCTGACAGATTGGGCTGATAATCTTTTTCGAATCGATGAACTATGGCCTGTACCGGATGACCTCGATGAGGACGGAGTGATTGAAAAGCGTAAGAGAGTTGACAGATGGTTGGAAGGAGTGGATGAATATGGATCAATGATTTATGCAGTGACGAGCTGCACTCACGGGGAATAA
- a CDS encoding hypothetical protein (SECRETED:SignalP(1-23)), producing MLFTTFTNAALTAFTLLAAPALGSPIEVEVPGLESHLQSRASDIRVKFWDSTSCKTSRSNKWYNRGHCIKSLDKKDVAVSMQEKKSGCYMIKFKKQNCQGTSVRKNNLHDCFDIASGWESLKFVC from the exons atgCTCTTCACCACCTTCACCAATGCAGCTCTCACAGCTTTCACCCTCCTAGCCGCTCCAGCCCTAGGAAGCCCCATTGAAGTCGAAGTCCCTGGACTGGAGTCACACCTTCAGTCCCGGGCCAGCGACATCCGAGTCAAGTTTTGGGATAGTACCAGTTGCAAGACTTCCCGATCCAACAAGTGGTACAACCGTGGACACTGTATCAAGAGTCTTGACAAGAAAGATGTTGCTGTCAGCATGCAGGAAAAGAAGTCAGGCTGCTACA TGATTAAATTCAAGAAGCAGAACTGCCAGGGTACTTCTGTGCGAAAGAACAATCTCCATGATTGTTTTGATATTGCCAGTGGTTGGGAGTCTTTGAAGTTTGTCTGTTAA
- a CDS encoding hypothetical protein (SECRETED:SignalP(1-18)~TransMembrane:8 (n5-13c18/19o169-190i231-249o269-290i311-331o337-361i368-388o408-426i576-596o)), with product MWHSLSAWLVILVTRAAASGIEGYGLSSYDPLCAETCLRSLSSLSLSCSEHADGHGHMMMAMVTTPACRANNTAFLTSTAWCLCVKCADQHVSKLEAYWEGWVTGSKVVTPKWTYSEALAEVDPRPPSYQIADTDMSLNKTSVVNPNTYLKQWNVLGHVKREITLESTYGIVLIAVAVGIPVLMSWLRYIPFMSALYDRLKPYVLYPSMIGTYSVRPMPFQIGNAPTMGQGLYIAMFIILNVVLTAVGYRTAQPNAWFTSSWQELIAYLLYRTGAFAFTLLPVLLVFSSRNNLLLWVTNWSHPTYLLLHRWVGRLFTLYAVLHSIFGLLAYRHYEKTVWWAWGAAATVFSVVLSVSSGFYVRRKNYEVFLLVHIILSVIIIVGCWYHLVLWYESMGMHIPDYTSGYEVWLYIAFAVWAFDRIIRLGRLLSAGVKRSKVTDLGNNYVRIDIGETRWTDEPGKHLYAYFPTLSFYPPWENHPFSIIPTGLLQNREPSLAGSQLHGTADGKDLESTTLNAVRQVSASSDEKRNCGGVTLFVKKAKGITKYLQSSDKLLTLVEGPYGNNNRDQILRCDRVLLIGGGIGITSLIPWIIGHWNVKLVWSVKNSAQCLVDELEPCISTLDQSQREIRVGSRLDISVLIDEEVAMGWKRIGVVVSGPGSLCDDVRSKVVAAGKASQTVFELEVDAYSW from the exons ATGTGGCACAGTTTATCCGCCTGGCTCGTGATCCTTGTGACCCGAGCTGCAGCGAGTGGCATCGAAGGCTACGGACTCTCCTCATACGACCCCCTCTGTGCCGAAACATGTCTTCGTTCTCTATCATCTCTTTCATTGTCTTGCAGTGAACACGCCGATGGTCATGGACACATGATGATGGCCATGGTTACCACGCCAGCCTGTCGCGCCAATAACACAGCCTTCCTCACGTCAACGGCATGGTGTCTTTGCGTAAAATGCGCCGATCAGCACGTCTCCAAGCTGGAGGCTTACTGGGAAGGATGGGTTACGGGTAGTAAGGTTGTCACTCCAAAATGGACTTACTCAGAGGCTCTTGCTGAGGTGGATCCTCGACCACCAAGCTATCAAATCGCAGATACCGACATGTCGCTCAACAAGACCTCTGTCGTTAACCCAAATACGTACCTAAAGCAATGGAACGTATTGGGCCATGTTAAGCGTGAGATAACTCTCGAATCTACCTATGG AATTGTCCTCATAGCTGTTGCAGTTGGCATTCCAGTTTTGATGTCCTGGCTGAGATATATACCCTTTATGTCGGCCCTCTACGATCGTCTCAAACCATACGTCCTGTATCCAAGCATGATCGGTACCTATTCTGTTCGTCCGATGCCATTTCAAATCGGAAATGCCCCAACTATGGGCCAAGGGCTTTACATTGCCATGTTCATCATACTCAATGTGGTTTTGACTGCCGTCGGCTATCGTACTGCTCAACCGAATGCCTGGTTTACAAGCTCTTGGCAGGAGCTCATTGCCTACCTTTTGTATCGAACAGGAGCTTTCGCCTTTACACTTCTCCCTGTTCTGCTTGTATTTTCATCGAGGAATAATCTGCTTCTATGGGTGACAAATTGGTCGCACCCCACGTACTTGTTGCTGCATCGCTGGGTGGGTCGACTGTTCACTCTCTATGCTGTGCTGCACTCTATCTTTGGCCTTCTGGCCTATAGACATTACGAGAAGACGGTATGGTGGGCATGGGGTGCCGCGGCCACTGTGTTCAGCGTCGTGCTCAGCGTTAGTAGTGGGTTTTATGTTCGAAGGAAAAATTACGAAGTCTTTCTGCTGGTACATATCATCTTGAGCGTCATTATTATTGTTGGCTGCTGGTACCATTTGGTCTTGTGGTATGAGTCGATGGGTATGCATATTCCAGATTACACATCCGGCTACGAGGTCTGGCTCTACATTGCTTTTGCTGTCTGGGCGTTCGATCGAATCATCCGACTGGGTCGCCTGCTGAGCGCAGGAGTCAAGAGATCAAAGGTGACAGATCTTGGCAACAATTATGTCCGTATCGATATTGGGGAAACTCGCTGGACCGATGAGCCAGGAAAGCATTTATATGCATACTTCCCTACCCTTAGCTTCTATCCACCGTGGGAAAACCACCCTTTTTCTATCATACCCACAGGACTCTTGCAGAATCGCGAACCATCGCTAGCAGGTTCGCAATTACATGGCACCGCTGACGGAAAGGATCTTGAGAGTACCACGCTGAATGCCGTTCGACAAGTGTCAGCAAGCTCTGATGAGAAGCGCAACTGTGGGGGTGTAACTCTGTTTGTCAAGAAGGCAAAGGGCATCACAAAATATCTCCAGTCCTCCGATAAGCTGTTAACCCTCGTTGAAGGTCCCTACGGTAACAACAATAGGGACCAAATATTGCGCTGCGATCGTGTACTTCTTATTGGTGGAGGAATTGGCATTACCAGTCTTATCCCTTGGATTATTGGTCACTGGAATGTGAAGCTTGTCTGGAGCGTCAAGAATTCCGCTCAATGTCTGGTCGACGAGCTTGAGCCATGTATCAGCACACTGGATCAGTCTCAGAGGGAGATCCGTGTCGGTAGCCGACTTGACATCTCTGTACTTATTGACGAAGAGGTGGCCATGGGTTGGAAAAGGATCGGTGTAGTCGTGTCTGGACCGGGGTCACTGTGTGATGATGTCAGATCAAAGGTGGTAGCAGCGGGAAAGGCTAGCCAGACTGTATTTGAGCTTGAGGTAGATGCTTATTCTTGGTGA
- a CDS encoding hypothetical protein (SECRETED:SignalP(1-18)~CAZy:GH145) — MGNLKSIIYLAALSTVHATVTPGSLITISTAVDANSQAAWWNPLDEYGGYDWLVYLRNPPGGSTANNNVMVARRSISDGTISRDCVKTSAGECAVFADDLGNNTPSISVDGNGYVHVFTSMHNEPWQYFRSDTPYSSTLVDANSEMPDQTTKFTYPVVKRDADGNLWLIIRGQAPNDNNAKGGYFYKYSTNAGSWSCVAIWAYNKGYSVYPDDIAFSSDGDVHLQWEWSKYPASAVRHQGSYARYNPSTNTFTSASGATLSVPITQNSANVVYQPLTSGETYSGDINASPGPAFQSAKMALYEKDGSLHIQHAYRFKTSNTGPWQVRRAIGTYGTQDPWKREILYQDTETSATVGITHDGTSVRIYYCRSSASAYVLENVEGAGWTNTALEPVIGKKVQRLQALMRSDGIDVLYLGSPTNVNSTTGSLYLMIVGGRD, encoded by the coding sequence ATGGGAAATCTCAAGTCCATCATCTATCTTGCTGCACTTTCGACAGTACATGCCACCGTTACCCCCGGCAGTCTCATCACCATATCAACTGCTGTAGATGCCAACAGTCAAGCAGCGTGGTGGAATCCCTTGGACGAATATGGCGGCTACGACTGGCTGGTCTACTTACGAAACCCTCCCGGTGGAAGCACAGCCAACAACAACGTGATGGTAGCGCGTCGCTCCATTTCCGATGGCACCATCTCTCGAGACTGTGTCAAGACATCAGCAGGTGAATGTGCTGTTTTCGCGGATGATCTTGGAAACAACACTCCAAGTATCAGTGTAGACGGCAATGGTTATGTCCATGTCTTTACCAGCATGCACAATGAACCGTGGCAGTACTTCCGATCCGACACACCATATAGCAGTACTTTGGTCGATGCTAACTCCGAAATGCCAGATCAAACGACCAAGTTCACATATCCTGTCGTTAAACGTGACGCCGATGGTAATCTATGGTTGATCATTCGTGGACAAGCACCCAACGACAATAACGCAAAAGGGGGTTACTTTTACAAGTACTCGACCAACGCTGGATCATGGTCTTGTGTTGCTATATGGGCATACAACAAAGGATACTCAGTATACCCAGACGATATCGCTTTCTCGTCAGATGGTGACGTTCATCTTCAGTGGGAATGGAGCAAGTATCCTGCATCTGCTGTACGTCATCAAGGAAGCTACGCACGATACAACCCATCGACAAACACCTTCACATCAGCTTCAGGAGCCACGCTTTCGGTTCCCATCACACAGAATAGCGCTAATGTTGTTTATCAGCCTTTGACGTCGGGCGAGACGTACAGTGGCGATATCAATGCTTCACCAGGCCCTGCCTTCCAAAGTGCGAAGATGGCCCTATACGAGAAGGATGGATCTCTTCATATACAACATGCATATCGCTTCAAGACATCCAACACAGGTCCCTGGCAAGTTCGTCGTGCCATTGGTACATATGGAACGCAGGATCCTTGGAAGCGAGAGATACTCTATCAGGATACTGAGACAAGTGCTACAGTTGGAATCACGCATGATGGAACGAGTGTGCGTATCTACTACTGTCGCTCCTCAGCCAGTGCATACGTTCTGGAGAATGTTGAGGGCGCTGGTTGGACCAATACAGCTCTTGAGCCTGTGATTGGTAAGAAAGTGCAACGTCTACAAGCATTGATGAGGAGTGACGGAATTGACGTCTTGTATTTGGGATCCCCTACAAATGTCAACTCTACAACTGGGAGCCTATACCTTATGATTGTCGGGGGACGAGATTGA
- a CDS encoding hypothetical protein (TransMembrane:4 (i77-97o109-131i173-192o600-621i)) encodes MEYQNLQQSVPNGDSSRKNEKATMPLGDGTLLPSSEPQSDSAIPNSETQKDASQRHGFVQNMFQHWEVYRSKPWNMCLLLLLGTAFAVGHHLFYLNLDGKTATEQSLMLRYGTILAFCAKASLGTAAAIAFQQRAWLVIRHKMARLHTVDSIFTANTDIFSLLTWSSIKKAKIGTLIAIYCWITPLVVVLTSETLSVVVGSRVENGTCPNIRTLNFANEKSTYWRDPVIIDDHHLISVSQWNSTTPANLINSTNPNEFDYWHAPSRQWQDMLASRVALSNEPIVRKGATDEVCSNSWNCSYVIDFVAPGYKCEQLASGIDSKVRNLGQSKAPFNTSVLAPVGDTLYYALNDLGEYGNPQMNSSKLGIPMQPPPYPKNLGAFRAEPIMWIGYCTVEDYSKPQPSNRGDKGWDDAYTPVIIGCEHYEVNYTIRFDIVSGVQSHKVLHREYLRKVLNTTLTSEMDTDGNLTDRTRAIPEQNYVYPSDLGEYRLTAAYHSLGYALRHTFNGTTKMPLFDVKSNLLLTPLISRLNYLPVKNLGEAIIQMYENMIISLLADPSFHVVSWASNGKPSGPGKGGSSTNYPCQKQQHVNVFKYNAVQLLAVYAASIALAIAAVLLGIHAYREEGRMLDMKPSSIIAASRATELHESIMNGEARIGYGFVQDGDRSVRSFGVEGKVAQPRRVERE; translated from the coding sequence ATGGAATACCAAAACCTCCAACAATCAGTCCCCAACGGAGATTCGTCACGAAAAAACGAAAAGGCAACCATGCCCTTGGGTGACGGTACACTATTGCCATCTAGTGAACCACAAAGCGATTCTGCAATCCCAAACTCAGAAACTCAGAAAGACGCGTCGCAACGCCATGGCTTTGTCCAGAATATGTTTCAGCATTGGGAAGTGTACAGATCAAAACCATGGAATATGTGCCTTTTACTACTACTAGGCACTGCCTTTGCTGTTGGACACCACCTCTTCTACCTAAATCTTGATGGGAAGACAGCCACAGAACAATCCCTCATGCTTCGATACGGCACAATCCTCGCATTTTGCGCCAAGGCTAGTCTTGGTACAGCAGCTGCCATAGCCTTCCAACAAAGAGCCTGGCTAGTTATTCGTCACAAAATGGCTCGTCTCCATACCGTGGATTCTATCTTCACTGCCAATACCGATATTTTCTCATTGTTGACCTGGTCGTCCATCAAGAAAGCCAAGATAGGCACTCTTATCGCCATCTACTGCTGGATAACTCCGCTAGTGGTTGTCTTGACGTCTGAAACTTTATCTGTTGTGGTCGGATCAAGGGTAGAGAATGGAACGTGTCCGAATATCCGGACTTTGAACTTTGCAAATGAAAAGTCGACTTATTGGCGCGACCCCGTTATAATCGATGATCATCATCTTATCTCGGTGTCGCAATGGAACTCGACTACTCCAGCGAACTTGATCAATTCGACTAATCCCAATGAGTTTGACTACTGGCATGCCCCATCTCGGCAATGGCAAGACATGCTCGCGTCCAGGGTTGCTTTATCGAACGAACCTATTGTCCGGAAAGGAGCAACGGATGAAGTATGTTCCAACAGTTGGAACTGCTCCTATGTCATCGATTTTGTCGCCCCAGGCTACAAATGCGAACAACTTGCGTCCGGAATAGACTCTAAAGTAAGAAATCTTGGACAGTCAAAAGCACCTTTCAATACGAGCGTCCTAGCACCAGTAGGtgatactttatattatgcATTGAACGACTTGGGCGAGTACGGGAACCCGCAGATGAATTCTAGTAAACTAGGTATCCCGATGCAACCTCCCCCATACCCAAAGAACCTGGGCGCGTTCAGAGCAGAGCCTATCATGTGGATCGGCTATTGTACTGTCGAAGATTACTCGAAACCACAGCCATCGAATAGAGGTGATAAAGGATGGGACGACGCTTACACGCCAGTTATCATCGGCTGCGAACATTATGAGGTCAACTATACCATTCGGTTTGATATTGTGAGCGGAGTTCAGTCGCACAAGGTTCTTCATCGCGAGTATCTGAGAAAGGTACTCAACACTACCCTCACGTCAGAGATGGACACGGACGGTAACCTTACCGATCGAACCAGAGCGATTCCGGAGCAAAACTATGTCTACCCTTCTGATCTTGGTGAATATCGTCTCACCGCGGCCTATCATTCACTCGGTTACGCTCTTCGACACACCTTTAATGGGACAACAAAGATGCCACTCTTTGATGTCAAGTCAAATCTACTTTTGACTCCGTTGATCAGTCGACTGAATTATCTTCCAGTAAAGAACCTGGGCGAAGCTATCATACAAATGTACGAGAACATGATTATTTCGTTATTGGCAGATCCGTCCTTCCATGTTGTGTCATGGGCTTCCAACGGTAAACCTTCGGGTCCGGGGAAAGGTGGATCTTCAACAAATTATCCATgccaaaaacaacaacatgtCAATGTGTTTAAATACAATGCTGTTCAGCTCCTAGCGGTATACGCTGCAAGTATCGCGCTGGCTATAGCAGCGGTTTTACTGGGGATACATGCctatcgagaagaaggcagAATGCTTGATATGAAACCTTCATCCATCATCGCAGCTTCGAGGGCAACGGAACTCCATGAATCAATTATGAATGGAGAGGCTAGGATTGGTTATGGATTTGTGCAAGACGGTGACAGAAGTGTCAGAAGTTTCGGGGTGGAAGGTAAAGTGGCACAACCACGAAGAGTAGAGAGAGAATGA
- a CDS encoding hypothetical protein (TransMembrane:12 (i12-32o59-76i88-108o114-135i147-167o187-203i272-291o306-327i336-357o369-392i404-423o435-453i)), whose amino-acid sequence MSTVVGTAQPKMSAWLFFSITVISMGSIFWGYDIGILSTIYVSPGFNKALDNPSSSDKGLITSIFYAGQFVGFAFFAGPLNNRYGRRWAGFGGVCLLCVGAAIQTGSVHLAMMVVGRIVAGLGTGVVSTSVPLYLSEISPAKNRGLYVAANQVGIVSGISIAFWVGYGYSFWKTGNGIDLEWRLSNAMQFVPALLFLIGVPLIPESPRWLVESDQIEAASRSLSKLRGLSEDQVRPELDEIRANILWHQENSITSARVFIQQKPLWSRLWRAWSLAFLQQMSGAAGIRYYLPTNFIAAGTSEELSLLASGIDGTVQVGCTVAAMFFIDKLGRRHSLGVGAIIMAFCLMINGALQLAYPGQTNSHANYVNIFFIFFFTVGYSMGFGPCAWIYASEIFPANCRSKGLGISSSGASLGSIIVGQVWPVAVSRIGPRVYFIFMSFNVFSAILVYSCYPETKNKTLEELDSHFGTLNVHSQEVATPKQMLGAEEEHVEARVKDV is encoded by the exons ATGTCGACAGTTGTGGGTACAGCACAGCCCAAGATGAGCGCATGGCTGTTCTTCAGCATCACTGTCATCTCGATGGGGTCAATCTTTTGGGG ATATGATATCGGCATCTTGAGCACCATCTATGTATCTCCCGGCTTCAACAAAGCCCTCGATAATCCATCCTCCAGCGACAAGGGCCTCATTACCTCCATATTCTACGCAGGCCAATTCGTTGGCTTTGCGTTCTTTGCAGGTCCCTTGAACAATCGCTATGGTCGACGCTGGGCAGGGTTTGGAGGCGTATGTCTGCTTTGTGTAGGCGCTGCTATCCAAACCGGTTCAGTTCACCTTGCTATGATGGTAGTTGGAAGAATCGTTGCAGGTCTTGGTACAGGCGTGGTATCTACATCTGTACCACTCTACCTGAGTGAGATTTCGCCTGCCAAGAACCGAGGACTCTACGTTGCTGCGAACCAGGTTGGTATTGTGTCGGG TATATCGATCGCGTTTTGGGTTGGCTATGGATACTCGTTCTGGAAAACTGGTAATGGTATTGATTTGGAGTGGCGTCTATCCAATGCCATGCAATTCGTCCCCGCGCTTCTATTCTTGATTGGTGTTCCTTTGATCCCCGAGAG TCCTCGATGGCTTGTCGAGTCAGATCAGATTGAAGCCGCAAGCCGATCCCTTTCCAAGTTACGCGGCCTCTCCGAAGACCAAGTCCGTCCAGAACTTGATGAGATACGCGCCAACATTCTCTGGCATCAAGAAAACTCCATCACGTCTGCTCGAGTCTTCATCCAGCAGAAGCCATTGTGGTCACGACTCTGGCGTGCATGGTCACTCGCGTTTCTTCAACAAATGAGTGGTGCTGCTGGTATCAGATATTACCTCCCAACAAACTTCATCGCTGCTGGTACCTCTGAAGAGCTGAGTCTTCTTGCCTCTGGTATTGACGGAACTGTCCAAGTTGGCTGTACTGTTGCTGCTATGTTCTTTATTGATAAACTTGGTCGAAGGCACTCGCTCGGTGTGGGTGCCATAATCATGGCTTTTTGTCTGATG atcaacggcgctttGCAACTTGCATATCCCGGCCAGACAAACTCACACGCCAACTACGTAAacatcttttttattttcttcttcaCAGTTGGAT ACAGCATGGGTTTCGGGCCATGCGCCTGGATCTACGCATCTGAGATCTTCCCAGCAAATTGTCGTTCCAAAGGTCTCGGTATTTCATCCTCTGGTGCATCTCTCGGCTCCATCATTGTGGGTCAAGTTTGGCCTGTTGCTGTCTCTCGCATCGGTCCGCGTGTTTATTTCATCTTCATGTCTTTCAACGTGTTTTCTGCGATTCTTGTTTATTCTTGCTACCCTGagaccaagaacaagacttTGGAAGAGCTTGATTCACATTTTGGCACGCTTAATGTCCACTCACAGGAAGTCGCTACACCTAAACAGATGCTTGGTGCGGAAGAGGAACATGTCGAGGCGCGTGTTAAGGATGTTTGA